A genomic region of Acidimicrobiia bacterium contains the following coding sequences:
- the hemC gene encoding hydroxymethylbilane synthase yields MRPLRAATRGSPLARWQAEHVAALLGAADPRITVELVVVETQGDRQLDRPIWEIGGKGVFVKEVQAAVLDGRADLAVHSAKDLPSLSAPGLVMAAVPERGDARDALVGCRLADLPVGAEVATGSLRRQSQLAAARPDLRFVGLRGNMHTRLAKAADHAAIVVAAVALDRLGLAEHIAERISTDVVLPQVGQGALAIECRAGENLADVLAAIEHADSRRCVDAERAFLAALGGDCSLPAAGYATISGGEVTIEGRLLSVDGGTVLRQTGRDGAAVARHLLAHGGHELLGR; encoded by the coding sequence GTGCGCCCCCTCCGGGCGGCTACGCGCGGAAGTCCCTTGGCCCGGTGGCAGGCCGAGCATGTGGCGGCCCTGCTCGGTGCGGCCGACCCCCGCATCACCGTGGAATTGGTGGTGGTGGAGACACAGGGCGATCGTCAACTCGACCGTCCCATCTGGGAAATCGGGGGCAAGGGTGTGTTCGTGAAAGAGGTGCAGGCCGCCGTGCTCGATGGACGCGCCGACCTAGCGGTGCACAGCGCCAAGGACCTCCCCTCCCTGAGCGCACCGGGTCTGGTGATGGCGGCGGTGCCTGAGCGCGGCGACGCCCGCGATGCGTTGGTGGGGTGCCGCCTGGCTGACTTGCCCGTCGGGGCCGAGGTGGCCACGGGATCGCTTCGGCGCCAGTCGCAACTTGCCGCCGCGCGCCCGGATCTGCGCTTTGTGGGTCTACGAGGCAACATGCACACGCGCCTCGCCAAGGCGGCTGATCACGCGGCCATCGTGGTGGCGGCCGTCGCGCTGGATCGTTTGGGCTTGGCCGAGCACATCGCCGAACGGATCTCCACCGACGTGGTGCTTCCCCAGGTGGGCCAGGGTGCCTTGGCCATCGAGTGCCGGGCGGGCGAGAACCTCGCCGACGTGCTGGCCGCCATCGAGCACGCCGACTCCCGACGGTGCGTCGATGCCGAGCGCGCCTTTCTCGCTGCACTCGGTGGCGACTGCTCCTTGCCGGCGGCGGGCTACGCCACGATCTCCGGCGGTGAGGTGACCATCGAGGGGCGTCTGCTGTCGGTGGATGGTGGCACGGTCCTTCGCCAGACCGGCCGGGACGGCGCTGCGGTGGCGCGCCATCTCCTCGCCCACGGTGGTCACGAGCTCCTGGGCCGGTGA